The following are from one region of the Takifugu rubripes chromosome 12, fTakRub1.2, whole genome shotgun sequence genome:
- the LOC101074676 gene encoding polyhomeotic-like protein 1 isoform X5 → MEADGEQNQQRASTKASGPSSRKSTINSMSLYERQAVQALQALQRQPNAAQYFQQLMLQQQISNAQLQNLAAVQQATLAGTCQSIPFSNCSSSQTTSTTATTITSGSPTSNHPVCASAASTVSQSVLLNGTAGGQGQMYLRVNRSLRAPLSSQLIFMPGQAAAGAAATAVTKQPQAEPQEVQYLAMRGVASSKGNSVKTEAPDRSDSATHSLVQPSSQSISTTKPAQPQSQAPHIRIPTYPQPTTLKSLPSSSRTPPSLCTSSIPLSQLLLHNTRTLTTGTTASSTTHTLLLTSSTTSHPNGYSVGTTNIKPAVSGQTLVVQPLQKTSLNTEKSGYSNGPVPIQPKTLRLPLQLSSKNPPPILPAPPPVSTTVQPPQPPHIPVQIVGARKSTLGNTQALCMARGNCGQEGGTVFTSSASLLTMVASLASKGGGALDQGAGLKTVQSPQEAPHLAQVSQVHPLANQNSGQNGHVILSPTSSNSPTVSPSVASMSQSSLFLPLVPEKQKGSSTVMTMNGNPPGNETPQAKQLSGTLKRKLNSVSAIDEGGPSPAQLLPVRDQALNSPLESVFRGVCSQGGRPALPQAVVKPNILTHLIEGFVIHEGAEPFPICGSVKDSAGEELTDSPDNNQSEIVIRAKVLKCEYCKSFAPASQFKGTKRFCSMSCAKSMYWFPRYNINLSGRQGQSCALYHNPHKDNLSNSYEEGGLNKRRLPRRTSSEIASAKIAGRSIPGKATHSVQVPSQGHSEPSHSEEDTSGEEDDDLMSLSPASSASCHQPPPLIITENSAHSCLPMSPTEWSTKEVSKFIASLQGCEELASQFLSQEIDGQALLLLREEHLMSTMNIKLGPALKICAHINSLRD, encoded by the exons ATGGAAGCTGATggagagcagaaccagcagagggcCTCAACAAAAGCATCAGGGCCAAGCTCACGAAAGTCTACCATAAATTCCATGTCTCTGTATGAACGACAGGCTGTTCAG GCCCTGCAGGCCTTACAGAGGCAGCCTAATGCAGCTCAGTACTTCCAGCaactgatgctgcagcagcagatcagtaATGCCCAGCTGCAGAATCTGGCTGCAGTGCAGCag GCTACTCTCGCTGGGACTTGTCAGTCCATTCCATTCAGCAATTGCAGCTCCTCACAGACCACCAGTACCACAGCT ACCACTATAACATCTGGATCACCAACTAGTAACCATCCAGTCTGTGCCTCTGCAGCATCCACAGTCAGCCAATCTGTGTTGCTAaatgggacagctgggggacaAGGGCAGATGTACCTGAGG GTCAACCGCTCTTTAAGGGCCCCTCTCTCCTCGCAGCTCATCTTCATGCCTGGtcaagcagcagctggtgctgctgccacagctgtTACCAAGCAGCCACAGGCTGAACCACAAGAA GTGCAGTATCTAGCCATGCGAGGTGTTGCTAGTTCCAAAGGAAACAGTGTTAAGACTGAAGCACCTGACAGGAGCGACTCTG CCACCCACTCTCTGGTGCAGCCCTCCAGCCAGTCAATCTCTACTACTAAGCCAgcccagcctcagtcccagGCACCCCACATTAGAATCCCAACATACCCGCAGCCCACCACCCTTAaatctctcccttcctcctccaggaccccacCTTCATTGTGCACATCCTCCATTCCTttgtcacagctgctgcttcacaaTACCCGAACTCTTACCACAGGAACCACAGCTTCGTCAACGACACATACTCTGCTCCTGACATCCAGCACAACATCCCACCCAAATGGTTATTCTGTTGGCACCACAAACATCAAACCAGCAGTGAGTGGTCAGACCCTGGTGGTGCAGCCACTGCAGAAGACCTCCCTCAACACAGAGAAATCTGGCTACAGCAATGGACCTGTCCCCATTCAACCAAAAACTCTTCGACTTCCCCTTCAGTTGTCTTCTAAGAATCCCCCTCCCATCCTGCCTGCCCCTCCACCTGTCAGCACCACCGTGCAACCACCTCAGCCTCCACATATTCCAGTTCAGATTGTGGGGGCGAGGAAAAGCACACTAGGAAACACCCAGGCTTTGTGCATGGCTCGTGGTAACTGCGGCCAAGAGGGAGGTACTGTCTTCACCAGCTCAGCAAGCCTGCTCACAATGGTGGCATCTCTTGCCTCCAAGGGGGGTGGGGCCCTAGATCAAGGGGCTGGGCTGAAGACAGTTCAATCTCCTCAAGAGGCACCGCATTTAGCTCAGGTGTCTCAAGTACATCCACTAGCGAATCAAAATTCTGGACAAAATGGTCATGTGATTTTGAGCCCCACTTCTTCAAATTCCCCTACTGTTTCCCCCTCTGTTGCTTCCATGTCTCagtcctctctctttctgcctttggtgcctgaaaaacaaaaaggatcATCCACTGTAATGACCATGAATGGGAACCCCCCGGGGAATGAGACACCACAG gCAAAACAGCTGAGTGgcacattaaaaagaaaattaaactcCGTTTCAGCCATTGATGAAGGTGGCCCCTCTCCTGCACAGCTTCTACCGGTCAGGGATCAGGCTTTGAACAGTCCTCTTGAATCAG TATTCCGTGGAGTCTGCAGTCAGGGAGGGAGACCTGCTCTCCCTCAAGCTGTTGTTAAACCCAACATCCTTACACATCTCATCGAGGGTTTTGTCATCCATGAAGGGGCTGAGCCTTTCCCT ATATGTGGTTCTGTAAAGGACTCTGCTGGTGAGGAGTTAACTGACAGTCCGGACAACAACCAATCAGAGATTGTTATAAGAGCAAAAG TGCTTAAATGTGAGTACTGTAAAAGCTTTGCCCCTGCAAGCCAATTCAAAGGCACAAAAAGGTTCTGCTCCATGTCTTGTGCAAAGAG TATGTATTGGTTTCCCAGGTATAACATCAACTTGAGTGGGCGTCAAGGTCAGAGTTGTGCTCTGTATCACAACCCCCACAAGGATAACCTTTCCAACTCATACGAGGAGGGAGGACTTAATAAACGGAGGCTTCCTCGGAGAACAAGCTCTGAAATTGCAAGTGCCAAAATAGCTGGGAGATCTATACCTGGCAAG GCCACACATTCAGTCCAAGTACCTTCACAGGGCCATTCTGAACCCAGCCACTCGGAGGAGGACACCAGtggggaggaagatgatgacCTCATGTCCCTCTCTCCAGCCTCTTCAGCTTCTTGTCACCAGCCACCACCTTTGATCATAACGGAAAACtctgcacacagctgcctgCCCATGAGCCCCACTGAGTGGAGCACTAAAGAAGTGTCAAAGTTCATCGCCTCACtgcaag GCTGTGAGGAGCTTGCCTCCCAGTTTCTGTCCCAGGAGATTGATGGACAGGCTCTGCTATTGCTGAGGGAGGAGCACCTCATGTCTACCATGAACATCAAGCTGGGCCCTGCCCTCAAGATCTGCGCCCACATAAACAGTCTGAGGGACTGA
- the LOC101074676 gene encoding polyhomeotic-like protein 1 isoform X4: MEADGEQNQQRASTKASGPSSRKSTINSMSLYERQAVQALQALQRQPNAAQYFQQLMLQQQISNAQLQNLAAVQQATLAGTCQSIPFSNCSSSQTTSTTATTITSGSPTSNHPVCASAASTVSQSVLLNGTAGGQGQMYLRVNRSLRAPLSSQLIFMPGQAAAGAAATAVTKQPQAEPQEVTPTSDGHSDNHQVQYLAMRGVASSKGNSVKTEAPDRSDSATHSLVQPSSQSISTTKPAQPQSQAPHIRIPTYPQPTTLKSLPSSSRTPPSLCTSSIPLSQLLLHNTRTLTTGTTASSTTHTLLLTSSTTSHPNGYSVGTTNIKPAVSGQTLVVQPLQKTSLNTEKSGYSNGPVPIQPKTLRLPLQLSSKNPPPILPAPPPVSTTVQPPQPPHIPVQIVGARKSTLGNTQALCMARGNCGQEGGTVFTSSASLLTMVASLASKGGGALDQGAGLKTVQSPQEAPHLAQVSQVHPLANQNSGQNGHVILSPTSSNSPTVSPSVASMSQSSLFLPLVPEKQKGSSTVMTMNGNPPGNETPQAKQLSGTLKRKLNSVSAIDEGGPSPAQLLPVRDQALNSPLESVFRGVCSQGGRPALPQAVVKPNILTHLIEGFVIHEGAEPFPICGSVKDSAGEELTDSPDNNQSEIVIRAKVLKCEYCKSFAPASQFKGTKRFCSMSCAKSMYWFPRYNINLSGRQGQSCALYHNPHKDNLSNSYEEGGLNKRRLPRRTSSEIASAKIAGRSIPGKGHSEPSHSEEDTSGEEDDDLMSLSPASSASCHQPPPLIITENSAHSCLPMSPTEWSTKEVSKFIASLQGCEELASQFLSQEIDGQALLLLREEHLMSTMNIKLGPALKICAHINSLRD, from the exons ATGGAAGCTGATggagagcagaaccagcagagggcCTCAACAAAAGCATCAGGGCCAAGCTCACGAAAGTCTACCATAAATTCCATGTCTCTGTATGAACGACAGGCTGTTCAG GCCCTGCAGGCCTTACAGAGGCAGCCTAATGCAGCTCAGTACTTCCAGCaactgatgctgcagcagcagatcagtaATGCCCAGCTGCAGAATCTGGCTGCAGTGCAGCag GCTACTCTCGCTGGGACTTGTCAGTCCATTCCATTCAGCAATTGCAGCTCCTCACAGACCACCAGTACCACAGCT ACCACTATAACATCTGGATCACCAACTAGTAACCATCCAGTCTGTGCCTCTGCAGCATCCACAGTCAGCCAATCTGTGTTGCTAaatgggacagctgggggacaAGGGCAGATGTACCTGAGG GTCAACCGCTCTTTAAGGGCCCCTCTCTCCTCGCAGCTCATCTTCATGCCTGGtcaagcagcagctggtgctgctgccacagctgtTACCAAGCAGCCACAGGCTGAACCACAAGAAGTAACTCCAACATCAGATGGCCACTCAGATAATCATCAG GTGCAGTATCTAGCCATGCGAGGTGTTGCTAGTTCCAAAGGAAACAGTGTTAAGACTGAAGCACCTGACAGGAGCGACTCTG CCACCCACTCTCTGGTGCAGCCCTCCAGCCAGTCAATCTCTACTACTAAGCCAgcccagcctcagtcccagGCACCCCACATTAGAATCCCAACATACCCGCAGCCCACCACCCTTAaatctctcccttcctcctccaggaccccacCTTCATTGTGCACATCCTCCATTCCTttgtcacagctgctgcttcacaaTACCCGAACTCTTACCACAGGAACCACAGCTTCGTCAACGACACATACTCTGCTCCTGACATCCAGCACAACATCCCACCCAAATGGTTATTCTGTTGGCACCACAAACATCAAACCAGCAGTGAGTGGTCAGACCCTGGTGGTGCAGCCACTGCAGAAGACCTCCCTCAACACAGAGAAATCTGGCTACAGCAATGGACCTGTCCCCATTCAACCAAAAACTCTTCGACTTCCCCTTCAGTTGTCTTCTAAGAATCCCCCTCCCATCCTGCCTGCCCCTCCACCTGTCAGCACCACCGTGCAACCACCTCAGCCTCCACATATTCCAGTTCAGATTGTGGGGGCGAGGAAAAGCACACTAGGAAACACCCAGGCTTTGTGCATGGCTCGTGGTAACTGCGGCCAAGAGGGAGGTACTGTCTTCACCAGCTCAGCAAGCCTGCTCACAATGGTGGCATCTCTTGCCTCCAAGGGGGGTGGGGCCCTAGATCAAGGGGCTGGGCTGAAGACAGTTCAATCTCCTCAAGAGGCACCGCATTTAGCTCAGGTGTCTCAAGTACATCCACTAGCGAATCAAAATTCTGGACAAAATGGTCATGTGATTTTGAGCCCCACTTCTTCAAATTCCCCTACTGTTTCCCCCTCTGTTGCTTCCATGTCTCagtcctctctctttctgcctttggtgcctgaaaaacaaaaaggatcATCCACTGTAATGACCATGAATGGGAACCCCCCGGGGAATGAGACACCACAG gCAAAACAGCTGAGTGgcacattaaaaagaaaattaaactcCGTTTCAGCCATTGATGAAGGTGGCCCCTCTCCTGCACAGCTTCTACCGGTCAGGGATCAGGCTTTGAACAGTCCTCTTGAATCAG TATTCCGTGGAGTCTGCAGTCAGGGAGGGAGACCTGCTCTCCCTCAAGCTGTTGTTAAACCCAACATCCTTACACATCTCATCGAGGGTTTTGTCATCCATGAAGGGGCTGAGCCTTTCCCT ATATGTGGTTCTGTAAAGGACTCTGCTGGTGAGGAGTTAACTGACAGTCCGGACAACAACCAATCAGAGATTGTTATAAGAGCAAAAG TGCTTAAATGTGAGTACTGTAAAAGCTTTGCCCCTGCAAGCCAATTCAAAGGCACAAAAAGGTTCTGCTCCATGTCTTGTGCAAAGAG TATGTATTGGTTTCCCAGGTATAACATCAACTTGAGTGGGCGTCAAGGTCAGAGTTGTGCTCTGTATCACAACCCCCACAAGGATAACCTTTCCAACTCATACGAGGAGGGAGGACTTAATAAACGGAGGCTTCCTCGGAGAACAAGCTCTGAAATTGCAAGTGCCAAAATAGCTGGGAGATCTATACCTGGCAAG GGCCATTCTGAACCCAGCCACTCGGAGGAGGACACCAGtggggaggaagatgatgacCTCATGTCCCTCTCTCCAGCCTCTTCAGCTTCTTGTCACCAGCCACCACCTTTGATCATAACGGAAAACtctgcacacagctgcctgCCCATGAGCCCCACTGAGTGGAGCACTAAAGAAGTGTCAAAGTTCATCGCCTCACtgcaag GCTGTGAGGAGCTTGCCTCCCAGTTTCTGTCCCAGGAGATTGATGGACAGGCTCTGCTATTGCTGAGGGAGGAGCACCTCATGTCTACCATGAACATCAAGCTGGGCCCTGCCCTCAAGATCTGCGCCCACATAAACAGTCTGAGGGACTGA
- the LOC101074676 gene encoding polyhomeotic-like protein 1 isoform X2, producing MEADGEQNQQRASTKASGPSSRKSTINSMSLYERQAVQALQALQRQPNAAQYFQQLMLQQQISNAQLQNLAAVQQATLAGTCQSIPFSNCSSSQTTSTTATTITSGSPTSNHPVCASAASTVSQSVLLNGTAGGQGQMYLRVNRSLRAPLSSQLIFMPGQAAAGAAATAVTKQPQAEPQEVTPTSDGHSDNHQVQYLAMRGVASSKGNSVKTEAPDRSDSATHSLVQPSSQSISTTKPAQPQSQAPHIRIPTYPQPTTLKSLPSSSRTPPSLCTSSIPLSQLLLHNTRTLTTGTTASSTTHTLLLTSSTTSHPNGYSVGTTNIKPAVSGQTLVVQPLQKTSLNTEKSGYSNGPVPIQPKTLRLPLQLSSKNPPPILPAPPPVSTTVQPPQPPHIPVQIVGARKSTLGNTQALCMARGNCGQEGGTVFTSSASLLTMVASLASKGGGALDQGAGLKTVQSPQEAPHLAQVSQVHPLANQNSGQNGHVILSPTSSNSPTVSPSVASMSQSSLFLPLVPEKQKGSSTVMTMNGNPPGNETPQAKQLSGTLKRKLNSVSAIDEGGPSPAQLLPVRDQALNSPLESVFRGVCSQGGRPALPQAVVKPNILTHLIEGFVIHEGAEPFPICGSVKDSAGEELTDSPDNNQSEIVIRAKVLKCEYCKSFAPASQFKGTKRFCSMSCAKRYNINLSGRQGQSCALYHNPHKDNLSNSYEEGGLNKRRLPRRTSSEIASAKIAGRSIPGKATHSVQVPSQGHSEPSHSEEDTSGEEDDDLMSLSPASSASCHQPPPLIITENSAHSCLPMSPTEWSTKEVSKFIASLQGCEELASQFLSQEIDGQALLLLREEHLMSTMNIKLGPALKICAHINSLRD from the exons ATGGAAGCTGATggagagcagaaccagcagagggcCTCAACAAAAGCATCAGGGCCAAGCTCACGAAAGTCTACCATAAATTCCATGTCTCTGTATGAACGACAGGCTGTTCAG GCCCTGCAGGCCTTACAGAGGCAGCCTAATGCAGCTCAGTACTTCCAGCaactgatgctgcagcagcagatcagtaATGCCCAGCTGCAGAATCTGGCTGCAGTGCAGCag GCTACTCTCGCTGGGACTTGTCAGTCCATTCCATTCAGCAATTGCAGCTCCTCACAGACCACCAGTACCACAGCT ACCACTATAACATCTGGATCACCAACTAGTAACCATCCAGTCTGTGCCTCTGCAGCATCCACAGTCAGCCAATCTGTGTTGCTAaatgggacagctgggggacaAGGGCAGATGTACCTGAGG GTCAACCGCTCTTTAAGGGCCCCTCTCTCCTCGCAGCTCATCTTCATGCCTGGtcaagcagcagctggtgctgctgccacagctgtTACCAAGCAGCCACAGGCTGAACCACAAGAAGTAACTCCAACATCAGATGGCCACTCAGATAATCATCAG GTGCAGTATCTAGCCATGCGAGGTGTTGCTAGTTCCAAAGGAAACAGTGTTAAGACTGAAGCACCTGACAGGAGCGACTCTG CCACCCACTCTCTGGTGCAGCCCTCCAGCCAGTCAATCTCTACTACTAAGCCAgcccagcctcagtcccagGCACCCCACATTAGAATCCCAACATACCCGCAGCCCACCACCCTTAaatctctcccttcctcctccaggaccccacCTTCATTGTGCACATCCTCCATTCCTttgtcacagctgctgcttcacaaTACCCGAACTCTTACCACAGGAACCACAGCTTCGTCAACGACACATACTCTGCTCCTGACATCCAGCACAACATCCCACCCAAATGGTTATTCTGTTGGCACCACAAACATCAAACCAGCAGTGAGTGGTCAGACCCTGGTGGTGCAGCCACTGCAGAAGACCTCCCTCAACACAGAGAAATCTGGCTACAGCAATGGACCTGTCCCCATTCAACCAAAAACTCTTCGACTTCCCCTTCAGTTGTCTTCTAAGAATCCCCCTCCCATCCTGCCTGCCCCTCCACCTGTCAGCACCACCGTGCAACCACCTCAGCCTCCACATATTCCAGTTCAGATTGTGGGGGCGAGGAAAAGCACACTAGGAAACACCCAGGCTTTGTGCATGGCTCGTGGTAACTGCGGCCAAGAGGGAGGTACTGTCTTCACCAGCTCAGCAAGCCTGCTCACAATGGTGGCATCTCTTGCCTCCAAGGGGGGTGGGGCCCTAGATCAAGGGGCTGGGCTGAAGACAGTTCAATCTCCTCAAGAGGCACCGCATTTAGCTCAGGTGTCTCAAGTACATCCACTAGCGAATCAAAATTCTGGACAAAATGGTCATGTGATTTTGAGCCCCACTTCTTCAAATTCCCCTACTGTTTCCCCCTCTGTTGCTTCCATGTCTCagtcctctctctttctgcctttggtgcctgaaaaacaaaaaggatcATCCACTGTAATGACCATGAATGGGAACCCCCCGGGGAATGAGACACCACAG gCAAAACAGCTGAGTGgcacattaaaaagaaaattaaactcCGTTTCAGCCATTGATGAAGGTGGCCCCTCTCCTGCACAGCTTCTACCGGTCAGGGATCAGGCTTTGAACAGTCCTCTTGAATCAG TATTCCGTGGAGTCTGCAGTCAGGGAGGGAGACCTGCTCTCCCTCAAGCTGTTGTTAAACCCAACATCCTTACACATCTCATCGAGGGTTTTGTCATCCATGAAGGGGCTGAGCCTTTCCCT ATATGTGGTTCTGTAAAGGACTCTGCTGGTGAGGAGTTAACTGACAGTCCGGACAACAACCAATCAGAGATTGTTATAAGAGCAAAAG TGCTTAAATGTGAGTACTGTAAAAGCTTTGCCCCTGCAAGCCAATTCAAAGGCACAAAAAGGTTCTGCTCCATGTCTTGTGCAAAGAG GTATAACATCAACTTGAGTGGGCGTCAAGGTCAGAGTTGTGCTCTGTATCACAACCCCCACAAGGATAACCTTTCCAACTCATACGAGGAGGGAGGACTTAATAAACGGAGGCTTCCTCGGAGAACAAGCTCTGAAATTGCAAGTGCCAAAATAGCTGGGAGATCTATACCTGGCAAG GCCACACATTCAGTCCAAGTACCTTCACAGGGCCATTCTGAACCCAGCCACTCGGAGGAGGACACCAGtggggaggaagatgatgacCTCATGTCCCTCTCTCCAGCCTCTTCAGCTTCTTGTCACCAGCCACCACCTTTGATCATAACGGAAAACtctgcacacagctgcctgCCCATGAGCCCCACTGAGTGGAGCACTAAAGAAGTGTCAAAGTTCATCGCCTCACtgcaag GCTGTGAGGAGCTTGCCTCCCAGTTTCTGTCCCAGGAGATTGATGGACAGGCTCTGCTATTGCTGAGGGAGGAGCACCTCATGTCTACCATGAACATCAAGCTGGGCCCTGCCCTCAAGATCTGCGCCCACATAAACAGTCTGAGGGACTGA
- the LOC101074676 gene encoding polyhomeotic-like protein 1 isoform X3 — MEADGEQNQQRASTKASGPSSRKSTINSMSLYERQAVQALQALQRQPNAAQYFQQLMLQQQISNAQLQNLAAVQQATLAGTCQSIPFSNCSSSQTTSTTATTITSGSPTSNHPVCASAASTVSQSVLLNGTAGGQGQMYLRVNRSLRAPLSSQLIFMPGQAAAGAAATAVTKQPQAEPQEVTPTSDGHSDNHQVQYLAMRGVASSKGNSVKTEAPDRSDSATHSLVQPSSQSISTTKPAQPQSQAPHIRIPTYPQPTTLKSLPSSSRTPPSLCTSSIPLSQLLLHNTRTLTTGTTASSTTHTLLLTSSTTSHPNGYSVGTTNIKPAVSGQTLVVQPLQKTSLNTEKSGYSNGPVPIQPKTLRLPLQLSSKNPPPILPAPPPVSTTVQPPQPPHIPVQIVGARKSTLGNTQALCMARGNCGQEGGTVFTSSASLLTMVASLASKGGGALDQGAGLKTVQSPQEAPHLAQVSQVHPLANQNSGQNGHVILSPTSSNSPTVSPSVASMSQSSLFLPLVPEKQKGSSTVMTMNGNPPGNETPQAKQLSGTLKRKLNSVSAIDEGGPSPAQLLPVRDQALNSPLESVFRGVCSQGGRPALPQAVVKPNILTHLIEGFVIHEGAEPFPDSAGEELTDSPDNNQSEIVIRAKVLKCEYCKSFAPASQFKGTKRFCSMSCAKSMYWFPRYNINLSGRQGQSCALYHNPHKDNLSNSYEEGGLNKRRLPRRTSSEIASAKIAGRSIPGKATHSVQVPSQGHSEPSHSEEDTSGEEDDDLMSLSPASSASCHQPPPLIITENSAHSCLPMSPTEWSTKEVSKFIASLQGCEELASQFLSQEIDGQALLLLREEHLMSTMNIKLGPALKICAHINSLRD; from the exons ATGGAAGCTGATggagagcagaaccagcagagggcCTCAACAAAAGCATCAGGGCCAAGCTCACGAAAGTCTACCATAAATTCCATGTCTCTGTATGAACGACAGGCTGTTCAG GCCCTGCAGGCCTTACAGAGGCAGCCTAATGCAGCTCAGTACTTCCAGCaactgatgctgcagcagcagatcagtaATGCCCAGCTGCAGAATCTGGCTGCAGTGCAGCag GCTACTCTCGCTGGGACTTGTCAGTCCATTCCATTCAGCAATTGCAGCTCCTCACAGACCACCAGTACCACAGCT ACCACTATAACATCTGGATCACCAACTAGTAACCATCCAGTCTGTGCCTCTGCAGCATCCACAGTCAGCCAATCTGTGTTGCTAaatgggacagctgggggacaAGGGCAGATGTACCTGAGG GTCAACCGCTCTTTAAGGGCCCCTCTCTCCTCGCAGCTCATCTTCATGCCTGGtcaagcagcagctggtgctgctgccacagctgtTACCAAGCAGCCACAGGCTGAACCACAAGAAGTAACTCCAACATCAGATGGCCACTCAGATAATCATCAG GTGCAGTATCTAGCCATGCGAGGTGTTGCTAGTTCCAAAGGAAACAGTGTTAAGACTGAAGCACCTGACAGGAGCGACTCTG CCACCCACTCTCTGGTGCAGCCCTCCAGCCAGTCAATCTCTACTACTAAGCCAgcccagcctcagtcccagGCACCCCACATTAGAATCCCAACATACCCGCAGCCCACCACCCTTAaatctctcccttcctcctccaggaccccacCTTCATTGTGCACATCCTCCATTCCTttgtcacagctgctgcttcacaaTACCCGAACTCTTACCACAGGAACCACAGCTTCGTCAACGACACATACTCTGCTCCTGACATCCAGCACAACATCCCACCCAAATGGTTATTCTGTTGGCACCACAAACATCAAACCAGCAGTGAGTGGTCAGACCCTGGTGGTGCAGCCACTGCAGAAGACCTCCCTCAACACAGAGAAATCTGGCTACAGCAATGGACCTGTCCCCATTCAACCAAAAACTCTTCGACTTCCCCTTCAGTTGTCTTCTAAGAATCCCCCTCCCATCCTGCCTGCCCCTCCACCTGTCAGCACCACCGTGCAACCACCTCAGCCTCCACATATTCCAGTTCAGATTGTGGGGGCGAGGAAAAGCACACTAGGAAACACCCAGGCTTTGTGCATGGCTCGTGGTAACTGCGGCCAAGAGGGAGGTACTGTCTTCACCAGCTCAGCAAGCCTGCTCACAATGGTGGCATCTCTTGCCTCCAAGGGGGGTGGGGCCCTAGATCAAGGGGCTGGGCTGAAGACAGTTCAATCTCCTCAAGAGGCACCGCATTTAGCTCAGGTGTCTCAAGTACATCCACTAGCGAATCAAAATTCTGGACAAAATGGTCATGTGATTTTGAGCCCCACTTCTTCAAATTCCCCTACTGTTTCCCCCTCTGTTGCTTCCATGTCTCagtcctctctctttctgcctttggtgcctgaaaaacaaaaaggatcATCCACTGTAATGACCATGAATGGGAACCCCCCGGGGAATGAGACACCACAG gCAAAACAGCTGAGTGgcacattaaaaagaaaattaaactcCGTTTCAGCCATTGATGAAGGTGGCCCCTCTCCTGCACAGCTTCTACCGGTCAGGGATCAGGCTTTGAACAGTCCTCTTGAATCAG TATTCCGTGGAGTCTGCAGTCAGGGAGGGAGACCTGCTCTCCCTCAAGCTGTTGTTAAACCCAACATCCTTACACATCTCATCGAGGGTTTTGTCATCCATGAAGGGGCTGAGCCTTTCCCT GACTCTGCTGGTGAGGAGTTAACTGACAGTCCGGACAACAACCAATCAGAGATTGTTATAAGAGCAAAAG TGCTTAAATGTGAGTACTGTAAAAGCTTTGCCCCTGCAAGCCAATTCAAAGGCACAAAAAGGTTCTGCTCCATGTCTTGTGCAAAGAG TATGTATTGGTTTCCCAGGTATAACATCAACTTGAGTGGGCGTCAAGGTCAGAGTTGTGCTCTGTATCACAACCCCCACAAGGATAACCTTTCCAACTCATACGAGGAGGGAGGACTTAATAAACGGAGGCTTCCTCGGAGAACAAGCTCTGAAATTGCAAGTGCCAAAATAGCTGGGAGATCTATACCTGGCAAG GCCACACATTCAGTCCAAGTACCTTCACAGGGCCATTCTGAACCCAGCCACTCGGAGGAGGACACCAGtggggaggaagatgatgacCTCATGTCCCTCTCTCCAGCCTCTTCAGCTTCTTGTCACCAGCCACCACCTTTGATCATAACGGAAAACtctgcacacagctgcctgCCCATGAGCCCCACTGAGTGGAGCACTAAAGAAGTGTCAAAGTTCATCGCCTCACtgcaag GCTGTGAGGAGCTTGCCTCCCAGTTTCTGTCCCAGGAGATTGATGGACAGGCTCTGCTATTGCTGAGGGAGGAGCACCTCATGTCTACCATGAACATCAAGCTGGGCCCTGCCCTCAAGATCTGCGCCCACATAAACAGTCTGAGGGACTGA